The Flavobacterium piscisymbiosum genome includes a region encoding these proteins:
- a CDS encoding glycosyl hydrolase family 18 protein codes for MKNNYKVIQLKWILILVLGIVNLSVAQKKVIAYIPNWVDLNAFSSSVQYSKLTHINIAFENPDANGYLSFNSGSNTIINAAHAQNVKVFVSLGGGSVSEGGAIRDNYFNLIKAANRTAFIQKIYDYVVAHNFDGVDMDLEGPAINSDYGGFVIALAAKLHANGKLISAALSEGYGGANVPASTFVAFDWINIMAYDATGPWQPGNPGQHSPYSMAVNQFNYWTGRGLPASKAIIGLPFYGYGFGASANQGISYANIVAQYPGAENLDQVGNTIYYNGIPTIKAKTTFAIQNAGGVMIWELSQDAVGSKSLLTAVNQVITGSNPPTGTGTLIQAESYSSMSGVQTESTTDTGGGLNVGYADTGDWMAYSNINFPTSGSYVIEYRVASAVNGARISSDLNAGSIQLGNVNIPNTGGWQNWQTVSQTVNVNAGTYNFGIFIQSSGVNINWFRITKSAAGLAAKTASATGIENLSIYPNPSEDSISFTIEVSGANVCIINSEGGATVSTQKVNDNRIDVSGLKSGIYFISVEKDGIKTVRRFIKK; via the coding sequence ATGAAAAACAATTACAAAGTGATCCAGCTAAAATGGATCTTGATTTTGGTTCTGGGTATTGTTAACTTATCAGTTGCCCAAAAAAAAGTTATCGCTTATATCCCAAATTGGGTAGATCTGAATGCCTTTTCGAGCAGCGTTCAGTACAGTAAACTGACGCATATTAATATTGCTTTCGAAAATCCTGATGCCAATGGATATCTGTCTTTTAATTCAGGAAGTAATACCATAATTAATGCGGCACATGCTCAAAACGTAAAAGTTTTTGTTTCCCTTGGAGGAGGCTCAGTTTCTGAAGGAGGCGCTATTCGTGATAACTACTTCAATTTGATTAAAGCTGCCAACAGAACAGCTTTTATTCAGAAAATCTACGATTATGTTGTGGCTCATAATTTTGATGGTGTCGACATGGATCTTGAAGGGCCGGCAATTAATAGCGATTATGGCGGATTTGTGATAGCGCTTGCGGCCAAATTGCATGCTAATGGAAAACTAATTTCGGCGGCGCTTTCAGAAGGATATGGCGGTGCAAATGTACCTGCATCTACTTTTGTAGCTTTTGACTGGATTAACATCATGGCGTATGATGCAACAGGACCGTGGCAACCGGGAAACCCAGGACAACATTCTCCGTACAGTATGGCAGTAAACCAGTTTAATTACTGGACAGGAAGAGGATTACCGGCAAGCAAAGCGATCATTGGACTTCCGTTTTACGGATATGGTTTTGGAGCTTCTGCTAATCAGGGAATTTCTTATGCCAATATTGTAGCGCAATATCCGGGAGCAGAAAATCTGGATCAGGTAGGAAATACGATTTATTATAACGGGATTCCAACCATTAAAGCAAAAACAACCTTCGCGATTCAGAATGCGGGCGGAGTTATGATTTGGGAATTGTCTCAGGATGCTGTGGGTTCTAAATCATTATTAACAGCCGTAAATCAGGTTATTACCGGAAGTAATCCACCAACAGGTACAGGAACTTTAATACAAGCAGAAAGCTACTCTTCGATGAGTGGTGTACAAACTGAATCTACTACAGATACAGGCGGAGGCTTAAATGTAGGATATGCAGATACAGGCGACTGGATGGCATATTCTAATATCAATTTCCCAACTTCGGGTTCTTATGTAATCGAATATAGAGTAGCAAGTGCTGTAAATGGCGCCAGAATATCATCTGATTTAAATGCAGGAAGTATTCAGTTAGGTAATGTTAATATTCCTAATACAGGAGGTTGGCAAAACTGGCAAACGGTTTCTCAAACCGTAAATGTAAATGCAGGAACGTACAATTTCGGGATATTTATACAAAGTTCTGGTGTCAATATCAATTGGTTCAGAATCACGAAATCGGCTGCAGGTTTAGCTGCTAAAACAGCTTCTGCAACGGGTATCGAAAATTTGAGTATTTATCCAAATCCTAGCGAAGATTCAATTTCATTTACTATTGAAGTTTCTGGAGCAAACGTATGCATTATCAATTCTGAAGGCGGCGCAACTGTTTCAACACAAAAAGTAAACGATAACAGAATAGATGTGTCAGGTTTAAAATCTGGAATTTACTTTATTTCGGTAGAAAAAGACGGAATCAAAACGGTAAGACGTTTTATTAAAAAATAA
- a CDS encoding metallophosphoesterase family protein has translation MIFKFSSLHKYCFAILFFVLLNTTISAQKQKNLDGVQVAFLSDVHLQDLFGTFSDNDFKGILNTKTGKYTLMRTMASQLHSTRIFNENYFAFIAALEDIAKRKIKYVALPGDYTDDGQPIHVKGLEKILDEYRKKYNIEFFITTGNHDPVGPFAQESGKEDFLGKDGKSQPIYSKEGLYKPNLTIEQPVVVTADIAKMGYLGITDNLKNFGFYPNKKYKFWATPFATYTSKDYSFEKASKAALLSNRVYNVSPGFEVPDVSYVVEPVDGLWLMAIDGNVYIPKKNDGDPKDSKSYSEASTGYNNVLSNKKHLIKWVEEISAQAKQQGKTLIAFSHFPMIDFNDDASAEIKELLGPNKWQLNRVPVEEVAQVFADAGLKIHFGGHMHINDTGVRTTAKGNTLVNIQTPSLAAYIPAYKLLTIKKDNLVDIQTITIDEVPRYDELFDLYKMEYQFLESQNTKDIWNFDILKTKNYHDFTDFHLKELVRLRFLKDDWPESFKNFILNISAKDLLVLANMQSDKDFDVILKNKENFKKEWSEAESKTDKLLSENNLKRQDFNWTGYDMLVDFYRFRSADELALVDVGTERAKQYKAVSQLFFENHKEDASKEKPLQNQMRLFLIIFNKFMHEVPADHFSVDLKSGEIKSEK, from the coding sequence ATGATTTTTAAATTTTCCTCTCTACATAAATATTGCTTCGCCATTCTTTTTTTTGTTTTATTAAACACCACAATTTCAGCGCAAAAACAAAAGAATCTTGACGGCGTTCAGGTTGCTTTTTTATCCGATGTTCATTTACAGGATTTGTTCGGAACATTTTCTGATAATGATTTTAAAGGCATTTTGAATACGAAAACCGGAAAATATACGTTAATGAGAACAATGGCGTCTCAGTTGCATTCGACCCGAATTTTCAATGAGAACTATTTTGCTTTCATCGCGGCTTTAGAAGATATCGCAAAAAGAAAGATAAAATATGTCGCACTTCCGGGAGATTACACAGATGACGGTCAGCCGATTCACGTAAAAGGATTAGAGAAAATTTTAGATGAATACAGAAAAAAATACAATATCGAGTTTTTCATTACCACTGGAAATCACGATCCCGTTGGACCTTTTGCTCAGGAATCCGGTAAAGAAGATTTTTTAGGAAAAGACGGTAAAAGTCAACCCATTTATAGCAAAGAAGGCCTCTATAAGCCAAACTTAACCATCGAACAGCCTGTTGTTGTGACCGCCGATATTGCTAAAATGGGTTATTTGGGAATTACTGATAATCTTAAAAATTTTGGTTTTTATCCCAACAAAAAATACAAATTCTGGGCAACGCCATTTGCAACTTATACTTCTAAAGATTATAGTTTCGAAAAAGCATCAAAAGCGGCTTTATTATCCAATAGAGTCTATAATGTATCGCCTGGATTTGAAGTTCCGGATGTGAGTTATGTCGTTGAACCTGTTGACGGACTTTGGTTAATGGCAATCGACGGGAATGTTTATATTCCAAAAAAGAACGACGGAGATCCAAAAGATTCTAAAAGCTATTCAGAAGCCAGTACGGGTTATAATAATGTACTTTCGAACAAAAAACATCTGATAAAATGGGTTGAAGAAATTTCGGCGCAAGCCAAACAACAAGGTAAAACTTTGATTGCTTTTAGTCATTTCCCGATGATTGATTTTAATGATGACGCTTCCGCGGAAATAAAAGAGTTACTTGGGCCAAACAAATGGCAATTGAATCGCGTTCCGGTCGAAGAAGTAGCACAGGTTTTTGCTGATGCGGGATTGAAGATTCATTTTGGCGGACATATGCATATTAATGATACAGGAGTTCGTACAACAGCAAAAGGAAATACTTTGGTCAATATTCAAACGCCATCATTGGCGGCGTATATTCCAGCTTATAAGTTGTTGACGATCAAAAAAGATAATTTGGTAGACATTCAAACGATTACAATTGATGAGGTTCCGCGATACGATGAACTTTTTGATTTGTATAAAATGGAATATCAATTCTTAGAAAGTCAAAACACAAAAGACATCTGGAATTTCGATATCCTAAAAACCAAAAATTACCATGATTTTACCGATTTTCATCTGAAGGAACTAGTCCGTTTACGTTTCCTGAAAGACGATTGGCCGGAATCTTTCAAGAATTTTATTCTAAATATTTCTGCAAAAGATTTATTGGTTTTAGCCAATATGCAATCTGATAAAGATTTTGATGTGATTTTAAAGAACAAAGAAAACTTTAAAAAAGAATGGTCAGAAGCTGAAAGTAAAACAGATAAACTTTTGTCTGAAAACAACCTAAAAAGACAAGATTTCAATTGGACAGGTTATGACATGTTAGTAGATTTCTACCGTTTTAGAAGTGCGGATGAATTGGCTTTAGTTGATGTTGGAACTGAAAGAGCGAAACAATATAAAGCGGTATCTCAGTTATTTTTCGAAAACCATAAAGAAGATGCATCAAAAGAAAAACCATTGCAAAACCAAATGCGATTGTTTCTGATCATTTTTAATAAATTCATGCATGAAGTTCCTGCGGATCATTTTAGTGTTGATTTGAAGAGTGGGGAGATTAAGAGTGAAAAATAG
- a CDS encoding Crp/Fnr family transcriptional regulator, which translates to MEEHQSLINHIQNRISLSEEEMHQFVSEFKITKIKKRQFIIQPDFVAKYRSYVVEGALRAYVVSDQGQEHTISFAIEDWWISDYNSYIYQQPATMFVVALEDAILLQIDFETETKLKNANPKFETFFRITAERTAAFFQRRIIINLTSTAEKRYDTFIENFPLIVKRVPQYALASYLGMSTEFLSKIRNNKLKKKS; encoded by the coding sequence ATGGAAGAACATCAGTCTTTAATAAACCACATACAAAACCGAATATCACTTTCTGAAGAAGAAATGCATCAGTTTGTTTCTGAGTTTAAAATTACAAAAATCAAAAAAAGACAATTTATTATTCAACCTGATTTTGTCGCTAAATATAGAAGCTATGTAGTAGAGGGCGCTTTAAGAGCTTATGTTGTAAGTGATCAGGGACAAGAACATACAATTTCGTTTGCGATTGAAGATTGGTGGATTTCTGATTACAACAGTTATATTTATCAACAGCCGGCGACTATGTTTGTAGTAGCATTAGAAGATGCTATTCTCCTGCAAATTGATTTCGAAACAGAAACGAAACTAAAAAATGCTAATCCAAAATTCGAAACTTTCTTTCGTATTACGGCTGAGCGTACAGCAGCATTTTTTCAGCGCCGAATTATTATAAATCTTACTTCAACTGCTGAGAAACGTTATGATACTTTTATAGAAAATTTTCCTTTAATTGTAAAACGCGTGCCTCAATATGCACTAGCTTCCTATTTGGGCATGAGTACTGAATTTCTTTCGAAAATACGGAACAATAAATTAAAAAAGAAAAGTTGA
- a CDS encoding YdeI/OmpD-associated family protein, with product METKDGKQAIYAQTRKEWRDWLQENSQIEKSVWLILYHKKSKVESINLVEATEEALCFGWIDSLCKKRDVESFYLTFTPRNPKKSKWSQPNRDRAQRMIEQGLMTEQGQKLIDIAKENGKWEPV from the coding sequence ATGGAAACAAAAGATGGAAAACAAGCCATTTATGCCCAAACCAGAAAAGAATGGCGTGATTGGTTACAGGAAAATAGTCAAATAGAGAAATCGGTCTGGTTGATTTTATATCATAAAAAAAGTAAAGTCGAAAGCATTAATCTTGTTGAAGCAACCGAAGAAGCTTTGTGTTTTGGATGGATTGACAGTTTGTGTAAAAAACGAGATGTCGAAAGTTTTTATCTCACCTTTACTCCCAGAAACCCCAAGAAAAGTAAATGGAGTCAGCCTAATCGTGATCGTGCCCAAAGAATGATTGAGCAGGGTTTAATGACAGAACAAGGACAAAAACTTATTGATATTGCGAAAGAAAATGGGAAATGGGAACCTGTATAA
- a CDS encoding SDR family oxidoreductase, translating to MATNKNTALVVGANGVIGTNIIHHLLSLGNWSVIGLSRRGGENASNLEYISVDLLDAEDSQKKLSHLDNITHIFYAAYQNRPSWAELVEPNLTMLQNVVSTIEPLAKNLQHISLMQGYKVYGAHLGPFKTPAKENDAGHMPPEFNIDQQEFLEKKQQGKNWNWTAIRPSVVGGTALENPMNLALVIAVYASISKELNLPLRFPGKPGAYDKLMEMTDAGLLAKATVWAATNLKCANQAFNITNGDLFRWTELWPKIAAYFNIPVAPPLQIQLQTIMADKKELWENIQEKYNLEKHSYEKLSSWGFGDFVFSWDYDFFADGSKARRFGFHEFIDTEEMFFTIFDQLRQEKIIP from the coding sequence ATGGCAACGAATAAAAATACTGCGCTTGTAGTTGGAGCAAATGGAGTGATAGGAACTAATATTATTCATCATCTTTTATCTTTAGGAAATTGGTCTGTTATTGGTCTTTCCAGAAGAGGTGGTGAGAATGCTTCAAATCTTGAATATATTTCAGTCGATTTACTGGATGCTGAGGATTCTCAAAAGAAATTATCTCATCTGGATAACATTACTCATATTTTTTATGCTGCTTATCAAAATCGTCCTTCATGGGCTGAACTTGTTGAACCTAATCTGACAATGCTTCAAAATGTTGTTAGTACAATTGAGCCATTAGCTAAGAATTTACAGCACATAAGCTTGATGCAGGGATATAAAGTTTATGGCGCGCATCTTGGTCCTTTTAAAACTCCCGCAAAAGAAAATGATGCCGGTCATATGCCTCCGGAATTTAATATCGACCAACAAGAGTTTTTAGAAAAAAAACAACAAGGAAAAAACTGGAATTGGACCGCTATACGTCCATCTGTTGTTGGTGGTACAGCATTGGAAAACCCAATGAATTTGGCACTTGTTATTGCTGTCTATGCTTCCATTTCAAAAGAATTAAATCTTCCGCTTCGTTTTCCCGGAAAACCAGGAGCGTATGACAAACTTATGGAAATGACCGATGCCGGATTATTAGCCAAAGCTACCGTTTGGGCGGCTACAAATTTGAAATGTGCCAATCAGGCTTTTAATATTACCAACGGAGATTTATTTAGATGGACGGAACTATGGCCAAAAATTGCAGCCTATTTTAATATTCCTGTTGCACCCCCTCTTCAAATCCAACTTCAAACAATTATGGCTGATAAAAAAGAGTTATGGGAAAATATTCAGGAAAAATACAATTTAGAAAAACACAGTTATGAAAAATTATCCAGCTGGGGATTTGGTGATTTTGTTTTTTCATGGGATTACGATTTCTTCGCAGACGGAAGTAAAGCCAGACGTTTTGGTTTTCATGAATTTATTGATACCGAAGAAATGTTCTTTACAATATTTGATCAATTACGTCAGGAAAAAATTATTCCTTAA